A stretch of Paenibacillus mucilaginosus 3016 DNA encodes these proteins:
- a CDS encoding AGE family epimerase/isomerase → MQLSELRTSWLPQVEKEVKDNILAFWLKQTPDAENGGFLGEIRSDLTVVDDAEKALVLNTRILWTFSSAYRIFKDPAYLEAAQRAYAYLTTYFTDREYGGLFWSVDAKGKPAQTKKQVYGQAFAIYAYAEYFRAAGVPEALDQAVELFHLLEKYSFDPVHKGYVEALSRSWEDTDDFSLSGKDLNEKKSMNTHLHVMEAYTNLYRVYPSKELHGQLKGLIEVTLNHIVDGQSAHFLLFFDEAWHSKSDHVSYGHDIEGSWLLVEAAEVLGDSDLLEQVKITALRMAEATYLEGIDEDGGLWNEADSKGNLLDPDKDWWPQAESVVGFYNAYQLTGEEKYLNAALASWKFIEDHIVDREHGEWYWGVTRDRKPLTAQSKVSAWKCPYHNGRACFEIIERLHQAH, encoded by the coding sequence ATGCAGCTCAGCGAACTTCGGACTTCCTGGCTCCCCCAGGTGGAGAAGGAAGTCAAAGATAACATCCTCGCTTTCTGGCTGAAGCAAACGCCGGATGCCGAGAACGGCGGGTTCCTCGGGGAAATCCGCAGCGACCTTACGGTGGTGGACGATGCGGAGAAAGCGCTCGTGCTCAACACGCGCATCCTGTGGACCTTCTCCTCCGCCTACCGGATCTTCAAGGACCCGGCTTATCTGGAAGCGGCCCAACGGGCGTACGCTTACCTGACGACTTACTTCACCGACCGCGAGTACGGCGGACTGTTCTGGTCGGTCGATGCGAAAGGCAAGCCGGCGCAGACCAAGAAGCAGGTGTACGGCCAGGCCTTCGCCATCTACGCTTACGCCGAATATTTCCGCGCGGCGGGTGTTCCCGAAGCGCTGGACCAAGCGGTAGAGCTGTTCCATTTGCTCGAGAAGTACAGCTTCGATCCGGTTCACAAGGGCTATGTGGAAGCCCTCTCGCGTTCCTGGGAGGATACCGATGACTTCAGCCTCAGCGGCAAGGATCTCAACGAGAAAAAATCAATGAACACCCACCTCCATGTCATGGAGGCTTATACGAACCTCTACCGGGTGTATCCGTCCAAGGAGCTCCACGGTCAGCTGAAGGGGCTCATCGAAGTCACTTTGAACCATATCGTTGACGGGCAGAGCGCCCACTTCCTGCTCTTCTTCGACGAAGCGTGGCATTCCAAGAGCGATCACGTGTCCTACGGCCACGACATCGAAGGCAGCTGGCTGCTCGTCGAAGCCGCCGAGGTGCTCGGCGACTCCGACCTGCTCGAGCAGGTCAAGATCACGGCGCTGCGCATGGCGGAAGCGACATACCTTGAAGGCATCGACGAGGACGGCGGCCTGTGGAACGAAGCCGATTCGAAGGGGAATCTGCTCGATCCCGATAAAGACTGGTGGCCGCAGGCCGAGTCTGTCGTCGGCTTCTACAACGCCTACCAGCTGACAGGTGAAGAGAAGTACCTGAACGCCGCTCTTGCGTCCTGGAAGTTCATCGAGGACCATATCGTCGACCGTGAACACGGCGAATGGTAC